From the Hydrogenimonas thermophila genome, the window TATCTTTACCTATTCTATTTATTTCATCTATATTGGTTTTTAATCTATCATCTAGTGACTTCTGAAGTTCATCAAGTTTATCACGAGTTTCACGTATTGTAGAGGTAAATATCCTTGTCTGCTCTGCTAGGTTTATTTTAAGTGAGCTATCATCACTATTTTTTGCAAAATCATTCCAAGCATTAAAATAATCTTGCATTCCATTATAGATACCATTTTTATCTATCTCTGGAAAATATGATGATACCTGATCTAGAACATCTTGACGCAGTTGATTATATTCACTTGATGCAGAAGAGTCTTTAAGCCGTTTATATACAAACTCATCATGGATTCGAACTATCTGTGTAACTTTTGCACCAAGACCTACATCACCCGGAACAGTGTTTAGTGGGGTGCGTGGATCAATTGAGACACGCTGACGAGTATAGTATGGGTTCTCAGCATTTGCAATATTGTGCCCTACTGTATCTATTGCTACTTGAGAAGTTTTTAATCCACTGTACCCTATGTGTAATGCATTGAATATTGAAGACATTTCTATGCCCTCACTTCTATTAGTGATGCTGTTTTGGTACTTTTACCTGTATATCCATCTTTTTCAACAGGTATCATCTCTTCATATAATGAGTTGTAGAATTCACCTACTGTTACTACAAACCTTGCGTAGTATTTATTTGTTTCATGTAGTTTTTCAAGCTGTTTGCGCATTATTTCAAGTTTTTCTTGAATTACTGGTCCTAGAACACTATCTATCTGTTTATTAGGATTCTTTTCAATAAGTGCTCTTATAGAGTCATCAATCAGAGATTTGTAGTTTTCAAAAGAGACTATTGCATGCTCTTTAGTTTTTATTCGGTCAAACATACTTTGATGTTTGGCTTGTTTAATATCTTCAATATCTGCTTCAGTAAGTTTAATTAGATTATTTATCTCTTCTATTGCTTTATCAATATAGTGTTCTAACATTATTTCCCCCTTCTTATAAGGGCTTGATCTCCTGAGCCATCTTAGTAGCTGTAGCTTTTAGATCAATGGTATACTCACCATTTCTAATCTGCTCTTTCAGCTTATCTAAACGAGTGGCTTGGTTATCACCCTTTTTTGTTATAACTTTCTGTTCATTTTTTGTTGTTTCAGTAATCAGTGAATTACTCTGATTAATTCCGATATTTCTTATCATTAAGATTCCTTTTGCCTACCAATAGTTCTTACTTCTAATATCGGCAAAAATAGTAATTTATTAACCTTTCATACTTTTTTGCTCAGTCAAATATCCATAAAGAAGTTCACTGTATCCAAAGCTACCAGACAACTGTTTACTAATCTCATCATTTTGCATTGATTTGTATATTTTACGTCCAGGATCTTCTGGTAATAGTGAATCTTTTGTATCAAGTGCTTTATCAAGCATCATTTTTAAAATTATTGCTTCAAATGCATCTGTCTGTTCTCTCAACTTTTCTTCATCTTTATTTGAACTAGAGATTGTTGGAACAGCAGGTTGATATTGATTAATATTGATAGGTTGCATAATTTTTTCTCCTTAAATTATTTCTAAATCAGCTTGAATTGCCCCAGCTTGTTTCATAGCTTCAATAATAGAGATAATATCTTTTGGTGTAGCACCAAGTTTTTTTAGTGATCTGGCTATATTGGCTACGGTAGATGATTTTTTCTTCATTAAAACAGCATTATTTTTAGTCTGAACTTGAACATTGTCTCCAATATTAAAACTGTTTGCATCATTACTATCTATTGTAGGCAAACTTTGTGTTGGTTCAATTTGTATAGTAATATCACCATGTGTTATGACAACAGGTTGAACCTCAATATTTACCCCAGCGACAATTGTTCCTGTTCTTTCATCAATAACGATTTTCTCTTTTGGAGTGTAGTTAATTGAGAGTTCCTGTACATTTGCAAGAAACTCAATCATACTCATATTTTGAGGCTTTTTTAGTCTTATTGTACGTGAATCAACTGCAACTGCTATTCTCTCTTTATAGTATCGGTTAAGAATATCTTGAATAGCAATAGCATTTTTAAAGTTAGCCTCTTTAAGACTCAAAGTTGCTGTCTTTTGATTATATAGGTTATATGGTACTTCCTGTTCAACTAATGCACCTGCAGGAATTTTACCTGCAGTTGCATGATTTAGTGTTCCACCACCTTTACCATTTCGTCCTCCTATTGTTACCGAACCTTGTGCAAGAGCATAAATACGCCCATCAACCCCCTTAAGAGGAGTCATTAGCAATGTTCCGCCTTCTAAAGACTTTGCATCACCAATTGACGACACAACTACATCAATCTTATCACCCTGTCTAGCAAATGGAGGAAGTGTAGCTGTAACAACAACAGCAGCAACATTTTTTGATTTGATATCTTTTGGATCTAGCTTTACATTCATTGTTTGAAGCATATTGGCAACAGTTTGCAAAGTAAACTTTGAAGTTGTTCCATCACCGGTTTTATTGAGACCGACAATCAAACCATACCCAATAAGTTGGTTCTCCCTTACTCCTACAATATTACTAATCTCTTTGATTTTTATGGCATTTAAAGCCAAAGGAATAAATAAAAAGAGTAGAAGAAGACGTACTTTCACAGTTCCACCTTTGCTTTAGTTAGTTACCAAAGCAAAAGCAAAAACTATTCCAGTTTTATATGTTTTAGTTAGAAGAGTAGTAAGAAAGAGAGCTTTTTCCAAATTTTTTTCTTTTTTCCAGTGAAAAAGAACCAATTCTTTCTGGAAAATCAACCTGTGTCATATGTTCAATAATAATTTTTATGACAACTTCTTGAGGAATATCTTCAATCATTCTAATTACTTTTTGGTAAATATCTTCATGCCCTTCACGTATAGCAAACGGAGGATCTATGTATATGTAAGCTTTTTTATCCTCTTTTAAAAGAGTTTCAATAATTTTAGGCAACTGTATAAATGCATCTGCTAAATATGTTTCACAACGCGATGGATCAATTAAACGACAATTAGACTGTAATGTTTTGTAGCTTTCTGAATTTTGCTCTATAAAATAGGCTCTGCTTGCACCTCTACTGATCGCTTCAAGCCCAACTGAACCGCTTCCGCCAAAAACTTCAACAAAATTTTGATCTAATATATCAAACTGTAAAGTATTAAACAGAGACTCTTTTAAACGCGATTTCGAACTGCGGGTAACTGTTTTAGAAGGAAGCAATAACTTCTTACCTTTATATTTTCCACCGATTATTTTAGTTGTTAATTCACTTGTTTTAGACATTTTTTTAATTATCCTTTTGGGCATATTTCTTAAATATTTTCAATAAATCATTAGTAAATTGCTTAGTCAATTGTTCAATCTCTTTTTCAATTGTAGTATCTTCTTCAGTAATAATTGAGTTTAACTCATCTTTTTGCTTTATAGTTTTTAACTTATCTTCTAACTTAATCATAAGTTGTGATCTTGAAAAAGGCTTTTGTAAATCTGCTGTTGGATCGTTATAACCTATATGAAATATAGGCAAATTGCTTTTAACACTATTGTCAGTAATCAATATATTTGCTTCATTTTCAGATACAATATACTGACTCAAAAAATTTTTTAAAGCTTTTTCTAGTAATAAAGATTTACAATTTAATGCAATTTTCATAAATTAACCTGTTTTTTAAATTTATCGTTTAAATATATCTCTATTATACAAAATGTTATATAAACATTTAAATAAAATGTCCGATACTATAAACAGAGGTATTAGGAGGTACATCATGGAAATATATAATACTGTAGCAAATGCTCACCAACCAATACAAACAAAGCAAGATGGTGCTCAAAGAATTCAAACAGCTGAATCACAATTGAATGAGACTAATCCTTCAAAACAACAGAAGGTAGATGAAAATGAAAATGAAGATAAAAAATATAATGAAAAAGAGATAAAAAAGAAACTCCAAGAGATCACTGAACAGTTAAATAAAGAGATGGACACTCTAAATACAACAATCAGATTTGGATTTAATGATAAAGTGGAGGAGATGTATGTCAGTGTCATTGATACAAAAGACAACAGAGTAATAAGACAAATTCCATCTGAAGAAGCTATGCAATTAGCAGCAAAAATGAGAGAATTAGTTGGCATGCTTTTTGATGAAAAAGGCTAAACCTCATTACTTTGCATAATTTAAAAACTAAAAAAATATAATAAATAAAGGATTAAATATGACAGCAGCTAGAGCTTATTCAACTTATTCGCAAAATAATGTACAAATTGAATCACCTGAAAAACTGATTGAAATGCTTTATGAAGGAGTTTTACGTTTCTGTTCACAAGCAAAAAAAGCTATTGAGAATAATGATATAGAAAAGAGAGTTTACTGGATCAACAGAGCAATAGCAATATTTAGTGAATTAATAGTATCCTTAGATCCTGATCGAGGTGGAGAGATTGCTTATTACCTTGAAGGGCTATATGTACAACAGATAAAATTTTTAAATGAGTGTAATATTAACAATGATGTAAAAAGTCTTGAAATTGTTATGAATGTAACAAAAGAGTTGTTAGAAGCATGGAGAGAAGAGATTAGCCATGAAATGGCTTGATGAATTTAAAATTGCTCTTATAGAGGAGAATGATACTAAAATCTCCTCTTTACTATCTTCAATACCATCATTTAATACAATTGAAGAGAATCAAGAAGCTATGGCATTGATAGACCAGGCACGAAAAACTTATATTTTAAAAAAAAATAGACTTGCAAAACAGATGCAACAACTTGAAAAATCTAGAAAGTTTCTTCTTTCATCTGAAAATAAAACTAAACATCCAAAACTCGATATCCACTCATAATCTTTTCAACTCTTTTTAGATAAAATATCTTTAAATTATTTTTAGAGGTAAGTAGATGAAAAAAGAGGTTAAAAAAGTTGTTCTAGCCTACTCTGGTGGGCTTGATACAAGTATCATTTTAAAATGGCTTCAAGATGAGTACAATTGTGAAGTTGTTACTTTTACTGCTGACATAGGCCAAGGTGAAGAGGTAGAACCTGCTAGAGAAAAGGCTCTTAAACTTGGAATCAAACCTGAAAATATCTTTATAGAAGATTTGCGTGAAGAGTTTGTACGCGACTATGTTTTTCCAATGTTTAGAGCAAATGCCATCTATGAAGGCGAATATCTACTAGGTACATCTATTGCGCGTCCTTTAATTGCAAAGCGTCAAATAGAGATTGCCAAACTTACTGGTGCAGATGCTGTTAGTCACGGTGCAACAGGTAAAGGAAATGATCAGGTACGTTTTGAGCTTGGTTACTTGGCTCTAAATCCTGATATTACTATTATTGCACCTTGGAGAGAGTGGGATCTTAACAGCCGTGAAAAACTTTTAAAATTTGCTGAAGCACACGGTATTCCTATTGAAAAACATGGTAAAAAATCTCCTTACTCTATGGATGCAAACCTTCTACACATCTCATATGAGGGTGGAATTTTAGAAGATCCAATGAATGAGCCTGAAGAGGATATGTGGAGATGGACAGTAAGCCCTGAAAATGCTCCAGATAAACCTGAGTATATTACAATTACCTACAAAAATGGTGATCCAGTTGCTTTAAATGGTAAAGAGTTAACACCAGCACAGATGCTTACAGAGTTAAATGAGTATGGTAAAAAACATGGAATTGGACGACTTGATATTGTTGAAAATCGCTATGTCGGTATGAAAAGCCGTGGATGTTACGAAACACCAGGTGGAACCATTATGCTAAAGGCTCACCGTGCAATAGAGTCTATTACTCTTGACAGAGAAGAGGCACACTTAAAAGATGAACTAATGCCACGATATGCAAAACTCATCTATAATGGTTTCTGGTTCTCACCTGAAAGAGAGATGTTGCAAGCTGCAATAGATAAAACACAAGAGAATGTAAACGGAGATGTTCGTCTTAAACTTTACAAAGGAAATGTAATAGTAGTTGGACGACAATCACCAAATACTTTGTTTAACTCAGAGTT encodes:
- a CDS encoding flagellar biosynthesis anti-sigma factor FlgM; the protein is MIRNIGINQSNSLITETTKNEQKVITKKGDNQATRLDKLKEQIRNGEYTIDLKATATKMAQEIKPL
- a CDS encoding rod-binding protein; amino-acid sequence: MQPININQYQPAVPTISSSNKDEEKLREQTDAFEAIILKMMLDKALDTKDSLLPEDPGRKIYKSMQNDEISKQLSGSFGYSELLYGYLTEQKSMKG
- a CDS encoding flagellar basal body P-ring protein FlgI → MKVRLLLLFLFIPLALNAIKIKEISNIVGVRENQLIGYGLIVGLNKTGDGTTSKFTLQTVANMLQTMNVKLDPKDIKSKNVAAVVVTATLPPFARQGDKIDVVVSSIGDAKSLEGGTLLMTPLKGVDGRIYALAQGSVTIGGRNGKGGGTLNHATAGKIPAGALVEQEVPYNLYNQKTATLSLKEANFKNAIAIQDILNRYYKERIAVAVDSRTIRLKKPQNMSMIEFLANVQELSINYTPKEKIVIDERTGTIVAGVNIEVQPVVITHGDITIQIEPTQSLPTIDSNDANSFNIGDNVQVQTKNNAVLMKKKSSTVANIARSLKKLGATPKDIISIIEAMKQAGAIQADLEII
- the rsmD gene encoding 16S rRNA (guanine(966)-N(2))-methyltransferase RsmD, which gives rise to MSKTSELTTKIIGGKYKGKKLLLPSKTVTRSSKSRLKESLFNTLQFDILDQNFVEVFGGSGSVGLEAISRGASRAYFIEQNSESYKTLQSNCRLIDPSRCETYLADAFIQLPKIIETLLKEDKKAYIYIDPPFAIREGHEDIYQKVIRMIEDIPQEVVIKIIIEHMTQVDFPERIGSFSLEKRKKFGKSSLSYYSSN
- a CDS encoding FlaG family protein, whose amino-acid sequence is MEIYNTVANAHQPIQTKQDGAQRIQTAESQLNETNPSKQQKVDENENEDKKYNEKEIKKKLQEITEQLNKEMDTLNTTIRFGFNDKVEEMYVSVIDTKDNRVIRQIPSEEAMQLAAKMRELVGMLFDEKG
- the fliS gene encoding flagellar export chaperone FliS; this encodes MTAARAYSTYSQNNVQIESPEKLIEMLYEGVLRFCSQAKKAIENNDIEKRVYWINRAIAIFSELIVSLDPDRGGEIAYYLEGLYVQQIKFLNECNINNDVKSLEIVMNVTKELLEAWREEISHEMA
- a CDS encoding argininosuccinate synthase is translated as MKKEVKKVVLAYSGGLDTSIILKWLQDEYNCEVVTFTADIGQGEEVEPAREKALKLGIKPENIFIEDLREEFVRDYVFPMFRANAIYEGEYLLGTSIARPLIAKRQIEIAKLTGADAVSHGATGKGNDQVRFELGYLALNPDITIIAPWREWDLNSREKLLKFAEAHGIPIEKHGKKSPYSMDANLLHISYEGGILEDPMNEPEEDMWRWTVSPENAPDKPEYITITYKNGDPVALNGKELTPAQMLTELNEYGKKHGIGRLDIVENRYVGMKSRGCYETPGGTIMLKAHRAIESITLDREEAHLKDELMPRYAKLIYNGFWFSPEREMLQAAIDKTQENVNGDVRLKLYKGNVIVVGRQSPNTLFNSEFCTFEEDSVYNQKDAEGFIRLNALRFIIEGHARKK